Proteins co-encoded in one Jeotgalibacillus malaysiensis genomic window:
- a CDS encoding ATPase AAA, whose product MFLKRVALKRDEIEYSRQYPFHIPAISTFSEMDLNKNVTFFVGENGSGKSTLLEAIADQCGFNPAGGGRNNTYDLHASDSALGPYLRLSWMPKVTNGFFLRAESFYQFATHLDEMAQDDGQTYASYGGKSLHEQSHGESFLSLFANRFQQKAIYLLDEPEAALSPQRQLALLKIMHDLEKQGSCQFIIATHSPILLGYPDAEILSFDDGEIRPIEYEMTDHYQITRYFLQHRERMLEQLFSEDGEEE is encoded by the coding sequence ATGTTTCTGAAAAGAGTAGCATTAAAACGGGACGAAATTGAATATTCACGCCAATATCCGTTTCACATTCCTGCGATCAGCACATTTAGCGAAATGGATTTGAATAAAAATGTCACGTTTTTTGTAGGGGAAAACGGTTCAGGTAAGTCCACGCTTTTAGAAGCGATTGCTGACCAGTGCGGATTCAATCCGGCTGGCGGTGGGAGGAACAATACATACGATCTTCATGCGTCAGATTCAGCGCTTGGTCCTTATCTCAGACTATCTTGGATGCCAAAGGTGACGAATGGATTTTTTCTTCGTGCTGAATCTTTCTACCAGTTTGCGACACATCTTGATGAAATGGCTCAGGATGACGGACAGACTTATGCCTCTTATGGAGGAAAGTCTCTGCACGAGCAGTCTCACGGTGAATCTTTTCTCTCTCTTTTTGCGAACCGTTTTCAGCAAAAAGCGATCTATCTGCTGGATGAGCCTGAGGCTGCACTTTCTCCCCAGCGTCAGCTGGCACTGCTCAAAATTATGCATGACCTTGAGAAACAGGGTAGCTGCCAGTTTATTATAGCGACACATTCGCCGATCCTGCTTGGTTATCCGGATGCTGAGATATTAAGCTTTGATGATGGTGAGATCAGACCGATTGAGTATGAAATGACGGATCATTATCAGATTACGCGGTACTTTCTGCAGCACAGGGAGCGTATGCTTGAGCAGTTGTTTTCGGAGGATGGTGAGGAAGAGTGA
- a CDS encoding XRE family transcriptional regulator — MKKIVLVDDEQRMLDLLELYLKPLGYECIKLRSGEDAIKLIKNEEPDLLILDVMMPVMDGFETCRMIRRFSDVPIILLTALHEKEDIVKGLQYGADDYIVKPFDEEELVARIHAIFRRASDDFARRIEYEGLVWDEFSHELSYEGKQLRVTPKEFSILGQLLKNPGRVYSREQLLSIIWGYEAWTDGRTVDSHVRNLREKLRKTGFPVEDHLQTVWGVGYKWIK; from the coding sequence ATGAAGAAGATCGTACTCGTAGATGATGAACAGAGAATGCTGGATCTGCTTGAGCTATACCTTAAACCGCTCGGCTATGAATGTATTAAGCTCAGAAGCGGCGAAGATGCAATTAAGCTAATAAAAAATGAGGAACCTGACCTGCTCATTCTTGATGTCATGATGCCTGTGATGGATGGATTTGAGACGTGCCGTATGATTCGCAGATTTTCAGACGTCCCAATCATTCTGCTAACGGCCCTCCATGAAAAAGAGGATATTGTCAAAGGGCTTCAGTACGGTGCAGATGACTATATTGTTAAACCATTTGATGAGGAAGAGCTGGTGGCAAGAATTCATGCGATATTCAGACGTGCCTCAGACGATTTCGCCAGAAGAATTGAATATGAAGGGCTCGTCTGGGATGAGTTCTCACATGAGCTATCTTACGAAGGGAAACAGCTGAGGGTTACACCAAAAGAATTTTCAATCCTCGGGCAGCTCCTGAAAAACCCTGGACGCGTCTACTCGAGAGAACAGCTATTATCAATTATCTGGGGATATGAAGCATGGACAGATGGACGTACAGTCGATTCGCACGTCAGAAACCTCCGGGAAAAGCTGAGAAAGACAGGCTTTCCTGTTGAAGATCATTTACAGACAGTATGGGGAGTTGGTTATAAGTGGATAAAATAA
- a CDS encoding histidine kinase, translated as MNKISLKISLFYLTGIAIILTISLFLVHDRLVDQQVENELERLQQRGDSHRDVLADHFNATTVSHVVMMEEKALTEVVIINEDGLPEAASNQADTFVKDEWLTATEGIVEDDWRNEPFLATVSPLNNGQKVIMLEPTRQIQSLISELNHHFAIAALLTGLFLLVSLYFLSHFITGPLLSIRKTAGKLSQGDVLTVPETKRNDEIGELARSITKISGDLHQIQQSRKAFLTSIAHELRTPTTYIKGYAGLLKKEDSAYGSIIYEEADRLHRLIEDLFELARLEENSFTIEPERTEITGFTTAVMKRIQPAFDTKQISLQFETEQPFYKSIDQKRLEQVLIILLDNALKYTPAQKTVKVSVKKEQIEITDEGPGVTEESLPYLFDRFYRVDASRNRDTGGTGLGLAIAKEIINAHHASIFAENTTQGLKITIDLRGVSDEEDRTRR; from the coding sequence ATGAATAAAATTTCTTTGAAAATCAGTCTGTTCTATTTAACAGGAATCGCCATTATTCTGACGATCTCTTTATTTCTGGTACATGACCGCCTGGTAGATCAACAGGTTGAGAATGAACTTGAAAGATTACAGCAGCGCGGCGACAGCCACCGGGATGTGCTGGCGGATCATTTCAATGCGACGACAGTGAGCCATGTCGTCATGATGGAAGAAAAAGCCCTCACAGAAGTTGTCATCATCAATGAAGACGGATTACCTGAGGCAGCATCCAATCAGGCTGACACATTTGTTAAAGACGAGTGGCTAACTGCAACTGAGGGCATTGTCGAGGATGACTGGCGGAATGAACCCTTTTTAGCTACTGTCAGCCCTTTAAATAACGGTCAAAAGGTAATCATGCTCGAACCTACACGCCAGATTCAATCGCTCATCAGTGAGCTGAACCACCACTTTGCCATAGCCGCCTTGTTAACGGGTTTATTCCTGTTGGTCAGCCTGTATTTCTTGAGCCATTTCATTACAGGCCCCCTTCTTTCCATTCGAAAAACAGCGGGGAAACTTAGTCAGGGCGATGTACTGACGGTTCCTGAGACAAAAAGAAATGATGAAATAGGTGAGCTTGCCAGATCAATCACAAAAATCTCCGGTGACCTGCATCAAATTCAGCAGTCACGTAAAGCTTTCCTCACTTCAATTGCCCATGAACTCAGGACACCCACCACCTATATAAAAGGTTATGCAGGGTTACTGAAAAAAGAGGATTCAGCATACGGGAGTATTATTTATGAAGAAGCAGACAGGCTTCACCGGCTGATAGAGGATTTATTTGAGCTTGCGAGACTAGAAGAAAACAGCTTTACAATAGAGCCTGAAAGAACAGAAATAACAGGATTTACAACAGCGGTGATGAAAAGAATTCAGCCGGCATTTGATACAAAACAAATCAGCCTTCAGTTTGAAACTGAACAGCCTTTTTATAAATCAATCGATCAGAAACGGCTTGAACAGGTGCTAATTATTCTGTTAGATAACGCACTAAAATACACTCCTGCTCAAAAGACAGTAAAAGTCTCTGTCAAAAAAGAACAGATTGAAATTACAGATGAAGGACCTGGTGTCACGGAGGAATCGCTCCCTTATCTGTTCGACCGCTTTTACAGAGTGGATGCGTCAAGGAACAGAGACACTGGCGGAACAGGTCTTGGGCTTGCGATCGCAAAGGAAATTATCAACGCGCACCATGCCTCAATTTTTGCTGAGAATACAACACAGGGGTTAAAGATCACCATTGACCTGAGAGGAGTATCAGATGAAGAAGATCGTACTCGTAGATGA
- a CDS encoding amino acid permease, with product MSDYKKNSITLTGAVGLGTGVMISAGIFALLGQVAELSGAWFPLMFIAGGIATAFSAYSYIKMSNEYPSAGGIGMFLVKAYGETTITAGAALLMALSMVINQSLVARTFGTYTLQLFGTDSGSWLVPALGVGLLTTAFLINIAGNSFIQTFTSIMSLLKIVGLSIFAIAGLWAAGFSFEAAEPGGNPPDLSPASYIAAVALTILAFKGFTTITNSGSEIKEPKKNVGRAIMISIAISLSVYMLLAWAVSGSLSITEIIEAKDYALAEAARPTFGELGVWFTVIIAILATVSGIIASVFAVSRMLAMLTDMKLIPHKHFGMPGDIQKHTLVYTIVFAMALTILFDLSRIAAIGVILYLVMDMIIHWGVLKKLKGKVQANRGIVTAALVIDAVVLSAFVLVKLQQDWLIVVVAVVITGLTFVGEKFFLKSVSQD from the coding sequence ATGAGTGATTATAAAAAGAATAGCATCACCTTGACCGGAGCGGTCGGACTTGGCACGGGCGTGATGATCAGTGCCGGGATTTTTGCACTGCTCGGTCAGGTGGCTGAGCTTTCAGGCGCATGGTTTCCACTGATGTTCATCGCAGGTGGAATTGCAACTGCTTTCAGTGCTTATTCTTACATTAAAATGAGCAATGAATATCCTTCTGCCGGTGGAATCGGCATGTTTCTCGTAAAAGCATATGGTGAAACAACGATAACAGCCGGTGCAGCTTTACTGATGGCGCTGTCTATGGTGATTAACCAGAGTCTTGTCGCCAGAACGTTCGGTACATATACGCTTCAATTATTCGGTACTGATTCCGGAAGCTGGCTTGTACCTGCATTAGGAGTAGGTCTGTTAACGACAGCATTTTTAATTAATATTGCCGGCAACTCATTTATCCAGACCTTCACTTCTATTATGTCACTGCTAAAAATCGTCGGTTTATCTATTTTCGCTATTGCAGGATTATGGGCAGCAGGCTTCTCTTTTGAAGCTGCAGAGCCAGGAGGCAACCCGCCTGATCTGTCTCCGGCAAGTTATATCGCGGCAGTCGCATTAACGATTTTAGCATTTAAAGGATTTACGACAATTACAAACAGCGGTTCTGAAATTAAAGAGCCGAAGAAAAATGTAGGCCGTGCGATTATGATTTCAATCGCGATCAGCCTCTCTGTCTATATGCTGCTGGCATGGGCGGTTTCAGGAAGTCTGTCGATCACTGAGATTATTGAGGCAAAAGACTACGCGTTGGCTGAAGCAGCGAGACCCACTTTTGGAGAGTTGGGTGTCTGGTTCACCGTAATTATTGCAATTCTAGCGACTGTTTCAGGGATCATTGCGAGTGTCTTTGCAGTATCCAGAATGCTTGCCATGCTGACTGATATGAAGCTGATTCCCCATAAACACTTCGGGATGCCTGGTGATATTCAGAAGCATACGCTTGTGTACACGATTGTGTTTGCGATGGCGCTTACGATTTTATTTGATTTAAGCAGAATTGCAGCAATCGGCGTTATTCTTTATCTGGTGATGGATATGATTATTCATTGGGGTGTGCTGAAAAAGCTGAAGGGTAAAGTGCAGGCTAACCGCGGAATTGTAACAGCCGCTTTGGTCATTGATGCAGTTGTACTGAGTGCTTTTGTGTTGGTTAAGCTGCAGCAGGATTGGCTGATTGTGGTGGTGGCGGTTGTGATTACAGGACTTACTTTTGTTGGAGAAAAATTCTTTCTGAAGTCAGTTAGTCAGGATTAA
- a CDS encoding DNA mismatch repair protein MutT has protein sequence MKRVDVVYSLIVDEKEENVLMVHNIKYDNWSLPGGSVEPGETLAEAAVREAWEETGLTVEVSRVLTVNEGFMMKHQHHAIFITFAASITGGDIEIQDTETVSRVKWVSLDEADELMPYYKGGLKQLLKGDAPYVFQGEVN, from the coding sequence ATGAAAAGAGTAGACGTTGTATATTCATTAATTGTCGATGAAAAAGAAGAAAATGTACTGATGGTCCATAATATTAAATATGATAACTGGTCTTTACCGGGCGGCTCAGTTGAACCGGGAGAAACCTTGGCTGAAGCAGCAGTACGGGAAGCCTGGGAAGAAACCGGATTGACTGTTGAAGTAAGCCGCGTTCTCACAGTGAATGAAGGCTTCATGATGAAGCATCAGCACCATGCGATCTTCATTACCTTTGCCGCCAGTATAACGGGTGGTGACATTGAGATTCAGGATACAGAAACGGTTTCACGTGTAAAATGGGTGAGTCTGGATGAAGCTGATGAATTGATGCCTTATTATAAAGGTGGATTAAAGCAGCTGCTGAAGGGTGATGCCCCCTACGTCTTTCAGGGAGAAGTAAATTAA
- a CDS encoding sodium:dicarboxylate symporter codes for MKKIWKGYLDASLILKITIALVIGAAVGFIFGEQASVLTPLGDLLMNLLNFLILPLILFTLIVGVNQTKLNSLGRMGGKVFLYYAATSALAIIVGLTVASLFSPGAGMTLDTSETFDAPENPGVVSVLLSIVPPNIVTAFSEFNLLGIIFTAIVFGVAISYLRSKEETHTLGEQVYSVANGLNEATMFIVRGVLQYVPIGVFAIVANTVGTQGTGILLELWNVVMVLYVGIAVQISLYILVMVLFKISPAAFFRQARTPMLTAFVTQSSSGTLPLTLNAAKNLGLSKSLYGFSLPLGATINMDGAAIRIAVSAVFAANVVGQPLGLSEMLMVVLVGTLASIGTAGVPGAGIVMIATVFAQLGLPMAAVALLAAIDVLVGMGATMLNVTGDLVGSNVINKIEEKKKAA; via the coding sequence CGATCTGCTGATGAATCTGCTGAATTTCTTAATTCTGCCGTTGATCTTATTCACGCTGATTGTTGGTGTGAATCAGACGAAGCTGAATTCACTTGGGCGAATGGGTGGAAAGGTGTTTCTATACTACGCTGCGACGTCAGCACTTGCGATTATCGTCGGACTGACTGTTGCTTCGCTGTTTTCACCAGGTGCTGGCATGACGCTTGATACAAGTGAAACCTTTGATGCACCGGAGAACCCGGGCGTTGTAAGTGTGCTGTTGAGCATTGTGCCTCCAAATATCGTAACGGCATTCTCTGAATTTAATCTGCTCGGTATTATTTTTACAGCGATTGTGTTCGGGGTTGCGATCTCATATCTTCGTTCTAAAGAAGAAACGCACACACTTGGTGAACAGGTGTACAGTGTCGCTAACGGACTGAACGAAGCAACAATGTTTATCGTAAGAGGCGTCCTTCAATACGTGCCGATCGGTGTATTTGCCATCGTTGCAAATACAGTCGGAACGCAGGGTACAGGCATTCTGCTTGAGCTTTGGAACGTTGTGATGGTGCTGTATGTGGGGATTGCTGTACAGATCTCACTCTATATTTTAGTCATGGTGCTATTTAAAATCAGCCCTGCTGCTTTCTTCAGACAGGCAAGAACACCGATGCTGACGGCTTTTGTCACACAAAGCAGCTCAGGTACACTGCCGCTTACACTGAATGCAGCGAAGAATCTCGGGCTATCTAAAAGCTTATACGGCTTCAGCCTGCCGCTTGGCGCAACGATTAATATGGACGGTGCAGCAATCCGGATTGCTGTATCAGCCGTTTTTGCAGCAAATGTTGTTGGTCAGCCGCTAGGATTATCTGAAATGCTAATGGTCGTACTAGTTGGAACGCTTGCTTCAATCGGAACAGCCGGTGTCCCAGGCGCTGGTATCGTGATGATCGCCACTGTGTTCGCACAGCTCGGTCTGCCGATGGCAGCTGTTGCACTGCTTGCAGCCATCGATGTGCTTGTTGGAATGGGTGCAACAATGCTGAATGTGACAGGAGATCTGGTTGGATCAAATGTCATTAATAAGATTGAAGAGAAGAAAAAAGCTGCTTAA